One genomic segment of Centropristis striata isolate RG_2023a ecotype Rhode Island chromosome 13, C.striata_1.0, whole genome shotgun sequence includes these proteins:
- the elavl3 gene encoding ELAV-like protein 3 isoform X9, with protein MVTIISTMETQVSNGPSGTSLPNGPVISTNGSTDDSKTNLIVNYLPQNMTQEEFKSLFGSIGEIESCKLVRDKITGQSLGYGFVNYVDPNDADKAINTLNGLKLQTKTIKVSYARPSSASIRDANLYVSGLPKTMSQKDMEQLFSQYGRIITSRILVDQVTAGISRGVGFIRFDKRNEAEEAIKGLNGQKPLGAAEPITVKFANNPSQKTGQALLTQLYQTAARRYTGPLHHQTQRFRLDNLLNASYGVKRFSPITIDSMTSLAGVNLTGPTGAGWCIFVYNLSPEADESVLWQLFGPFGAVTNVKVIRDFTTNKCKGFGFVTMTNYDEAAMAIASLNGYRLGDRVLQVSFKTSKQHKA; from the exons ATGGTTACT ATAATCAGCACCATGGAAACCCAGGTGTCCAACGGTCCAAGCGGAACCAGTCTGCCTAACGGTCCAGTCATTAGCACTAATGGCTCCACAGATGACAGCAAAACCAACCTGATCGTCAACTATCTGCCTCAGAACATGACCCAGGAAGAGTTCAAAAGTTTGTTTGGTAGCATTGGAGAGATTGAGTCCTGCAAGCTCGTCAGAGACAAGATAACAG GTCAGAGTTTGGGCTATGgctttgtaaattatgtggatCCAAATGATGCAGATAAGGCCATCAACACACTCAATGGTCTAAAACTGCAGACTAAAACAATCAAG GTATCATATGCCCGGCCAAGCTCGGCCTCCATTCGTGATGCCAACCTTTATGTGAGTGGACTCCCCAAAACCATGAGTCAGAAGGACATGGAGCAGTTGTTCTCCCAATATGGTCGCATCATCACATCCCGTATCCTAGTGGACCAAGTCACAG CAGGCATATCACGAGGAGTGGGCTTCATCCGGTTTGACAAGCGAAATGAAGCAGAGGAGGCCATCAAAGGTCTGAACGGACAGAAGCCTTTGGGTGCTGCTGAGCCCATCACTGTCAAGTTCGCCAACAACCCCAGCCAGAAGACAGGCCAGGCCTTACTGACTCAGCTGTACCAGACTGCTGCCCGCCGCTACACAGGGCCCTTGCACCACCAGACTCAGCGGTTCAG ACTCGACAATTTACTAAACGCCAGCTACGGAGTCAAGAG ATTCTCCCCCATCACCATTGACAGCATGACCAGCCTGGCCGGGGTCAACCTGACTGGTCCAACTGGAGCCGGCTGGTGCATCTTTGTGTACAACCTGTCCCCGGAGGCCGACGAGAGCGTCCTGTGGCAGCTTTTCGGGCCTTTCGGCGCCGTCACCAATGTCAAGGTCATCCGTGACTTCACCACCAACAAATGTAAGGGCTTTGGCTTTGTCACCATGACCAACTACGATGAAGCTGCCATGGCTATCGCTAGCCTTAATGGCTACCGCCTGGGTGACCGCGTGCTGCAGGTGTCCTTCAAGACCAGCAAGCAGCACAAGGCCTGA
- the elavl3 gene encoding ELAV-like protein 3 isoform X1 codes for MVTQIISTMETQVSNGPSGTSLPNGPVISTNGSTDDSKTNLIVNYLPQNMTQEEFKSLFGSIGEIESCKLVRDKITGQSLGYGFVNYVDPNDADKAINTLNGLKLQTKTIKVSYARPSSASIRDANLYVSGLPKTMSQKDMEQLFSQYGRIITSRILVDQVTAGISRGVGFIRFDKRNEAEEAIKGLNGQKPLGAAEPITVKFANNPSQKTGQALLTQLYQTAARRYTGPLHHQTQRFSMIPSLGKGPDPNNSSKPILDNLLNASYGVKSSPTLFPRFSPITIDSMTSLAGVNLTGPTGAGWCIFVYNLSPEADESVLWQLFGPFGAVTNVKVIRDFTTNKCKGFGFVTMTNYDEAAMAIASLNGYRLGDRVLQVSFKTSKQHKA; via the exons ATGGTTACT CAGATAATCAGCACCATGGAAACCCAGGTGTCCAACGGTCCAAGCGGAACCAGTCTGCCTAACGGTCCAGTCATTAGCACTAATGGCTCCACAGATGACAGCAAAACCAACCTGATCGTCAACTATCTGCCTCAGAACATGACCCAGGAAGAGTTCAAAAGTTTGTTTGGTAGCATTGGAGAGATTGAGTCCTGCAAGCTCGTCAGAGACAAGATAACAG GTCAGAGTTTGGGCTATGgctttgtaaattatgtggatCCAAATGATGCAGATAAGGCCATCAACACACTCAATGGTCTAAAACTGCAGACTAAAACAATCAAG GTATCATATGCCCGGCCAAGCTCGGCCTCCATTCGTGATGCCAACCTTTATGTGAGTGGACTCCCCAAAACCATGAGTCAGAAGGACATGGAGCAGTTGTTCTCCCAATATGGTCGCATCATCACATCCCGTATCCTAGTGGACCAAGTCACAG CAGGCATATCACGAGGAGTGGGCTTCATCCGGTTTGACAAGCGAAATGAAGCAGAGGAGGCCATCAAAGGTCTGAACGGACAGAAGCCTTTGGGTGCTGCTGAGCCCATCACTGTCAAGTTCGCCAACAACCCCAGCCAGAAGACAGGCCAGGCCTTACTGACTCAGCTGTACCAGACTGCTGCCCGCCGCTACACAGGGCCCTTGCACCACCAGACTCAGCGGTTCAG CATGATCCCTTCACTTGGAAAGGGACCAGATCCAAATAACAGCTCAAAACCAAT ACTCGACAATTTACTAAACGCCAGCTACGGAGTCAAGAG CTCTCCTACTCTTTTCCCCAGATTCTCCCCCATCACCATTGACAGCATGACCAGCCTGGCCGGGGTCAACCTGACTGGTCCAACTGGAGCCGGCTGGTGCATCTTTGTGTACAACCTGTCCCCGGAGGCCGACGAGAGCGTCCTGTGGCAGCTTTTCGGGCCTTTCGGCGCCGTCACCAATGTCAAGGTCATCCGTGACTTCACCACCAACAAATGTAAGGGCTTTGGCTTTGTCACCATGACCAACTACGATGAAGCTGCCATGGCTATCGCTAGCCTTAATGGCTACCGCCTGGGTGACCGCGTGCTGCAGGTGTCCTTCAAGACCAGCAAGCAGCACAAGGCCTGA
- the elavl3 gene encoding ELAV-like protein 3 isoform X2, which yields MVTIISTMETQVSNGPSGTSLPNGPVISTNGSTDDSKTNLIVNYLPQNMTQEEFKSLFGSIGEIESCKLVRDKITGQSLGYGFVNYVDPNDADKAINTLNGLKLQTKTIKVSYARPSSASIRDANLYVSGLPKTMSQKDMEQLFSQYGRIITSRILVDQVTAGISRGVGFIRFDKRNEAEEAIKGLNGQKPLGAAEPITVKFANNPSQKTGQALLTQLYQTAARRYTGPLHHQTQRFSMIPSLGKGPDPNNSSKPILDNLLNASYGVKSSPTLFPRFSPITIDSMTSLAGVNLTGPTGAGWCIFVYNLSPEADESVLWQLFGPFGAVTNVKVIRDFTTNKCKGFGFVTMTNYDEAAMAIASLNGYRLGDRVLQVSFKTSKQHKA from the exons ATGGTTACT ATAATCAGCACCATGGAAACCCAGGTGTCCAACGGTCCAAGCGGAACCAGTCTGCCTAACGGTCCAGTCATTAGCACTAATGGCTCCACAGATGACAGCAAAACCAACCTGATCGTCAACTATCTGCCTCAGAACATGACCCAGGAAGAGTTCAAAAGTTTGTTTGGTAGCATTGGAGAGATTGAGTCCTGCAAGCTCGTCAGAGACAAGATAACAG GTCAGAGTTTGGGCTATGgctttgtaaattatgtggatCCAAATGATGCAGATAAGGCCATCAACACACTCAATGGTCTAAAACTGCAGACTAAAACAATCAAG GTATCATATGCCCGGCCAAGCTCGGCCTCCATTCGTGATGCCAACCTTTATGTGAGTGGACTCCCCAAAACCATGAGTCAGAAGGACATGGAGCAGTTGTTCTCCCAATATGGTCGCATCATCACATCCCGTATCCTAGTGGACCAAGTCACAG CAGGCATATCACGAGGAGTGGGCTTCATCCGGTTTGACAAGCGAAATGAAGCAGAGGAGGCCATCAAAGGTCTGAACGGACAGAAGCCTTTGGGTGCTGCTGAGCCCATCACTGTCAAGTTCGCCAACAACCCCAGCCAGAAGACAGGCCAGGCCTTACTGACTCAGCTGTACCAGACTGCTGCCCGCCGCTACACAGGGCCCTTGCACCACCAGACTCAGCGGTTCAG CATGATCCCTTCACTTGGAAAGGGACCAGATCCAAATAACAGCTCAAAACCAAT ACTCGACAATTTACTAAACGCCAGCTACGGAGTCAAGAG CTCTCCTACTCTTTTCCCCAGATTCTCCCCCATCACCATTGACAGCATGACCAGCCTGGCCGGGGTCAACCTGACTGGTCCAACTGGAGCCGGCTGGTGCATCTTTGTGTACAACCTGTCCCCGGAGGCCGACGAGAGCGTCCTGTGGCAGCTTTTCGGGCCTTTCGGCGCCGTCACCAATGTCAAGGTCATCCGTGACTTCACCACCAACAAATGTAAGGGCTTTGGCTTTGTCACCATGACCAACTACGATGAAGCTGCCATGGCTATCGCTAGCCTTAATGGCTACCGCCTGGGTGACCGCGTGCTGCAGGTGTCCTTCAAGACCAGCAAGCAGCACAAGGCCTGA
- the elavl3 gene encoding ELAV-like protein 3 isoform X6 has translation MVTIISTMETQVSNGPSGTSLPNGPVISTNGSTDDSKTNLIVNYLPQNMTQEEFKSLFGSIGEIESCKLVRDKITGQSLGYGFVNYVDPNDADKAINTLNGLKLQTKTIKVSYARPSSASIRDANLYVSGLPKTMSQKDMEQLFSQYGRIITSRILVDQVTAGISRGVGFIRFDKRNEAEEAIKGLNGQKPLGAAEPITVKFANNPSQKTGQALLTQLYQTAARRYTGPLHHQTQRFRLDNLLNASYGVKSSPTLFPRFSPITIDSMTSLAGVNLTGPTGAGWCIFVYNLSPEADESVLWQLFGPFGAVTNVKVIRDFTTNKCKGFGFVTMTNYDEAAMAIASLNGYRLGDRVLQVSFKTSKQHKA, from the exons ATGGTTACT ATAATCAGCACCATGGAAACCCAGGTGTCCAACGGTCCAAGCGGAACCAGTCTGCCTAACGGTCCAGTCATTAGCACTAATGGCTCCACAGATGACAGCAAAACCAACCTGATCGTCAACTATCTGCCTCAGAACATGACCCAGGAAGAGTTCAAAAGTTTGTTTGGTAGCATTGGAGAGATTGAGTCCTGCAAGCTCGTCAGAGACAAGATAACAG GTCAGAGTTTGGGCTATGgctttgtaaattatgtggatCCAAATGATGCAGATAAGGCCATCAACACACTCAATGGTCTAAAACTGCAGACTAAAACAATCAAG GTATCATATGCCCGGCCAAGCTCGGCCTCCATTCGTGATGCCAACCTTTATGTGAGTGGACTCCCCAAAACCATGAGTCAGAAGGACATGGAGCAGTTGTTCTCCCAATATGGTCGCATCATCACATCCCGTATCCTAGTGGACCAAGTCACAG CAGGCATATCACGAGGAGTGGGCTTCATCCGGTTTGACAAGCGAAATGAAGCAGAGGAGGCCATCAAAGGTCTGAACGGACAGAAGCCTTTGGGTGCTGCTGAGCCCATCACTGTCAAGTTCGCCAACAACCCCAGCCAGAAGACAGGCCAGGCCTTACTGACTCAGCTGTACCAGACTGCTGCCCGCCGCTACACAGGGCCCTTGCACCACCAGACTCAGCGGTTCAG ACTCGACAATTTACTAAACGCCAGCTACGGAGTCAAGAG CTCTCCTACTCTTTTCCCCAGATTCTCCCCCATCACCATTGACAGCATGACCAGCCTGGCCGGGGTCAACCTGACTGGTCCAACTGGAGCCGGCTGGTGCATCTTTGTGTACAACCTGTCCCCGGAGGCCGACGAGAGCGTCCTGTGGCAGCTTTTCGGGCCTTTCGGCGCCGTCACCAATGTCAAGGTCATCCGTGACTTCACCACCAACAAATGTAAGGGCTTTGGCTTTGTCACCATGACCAACTACGATGAAGCTGCCATGGCTATCGCTAGCCTTAATGGCTACCGCCTGGGTGACCGCGTGCTGCAGGTGTCCTTCAAGACCAGCAAGCAGCACAAGGCCTGA
- the elavl3 gene encoding ELAV-like protein 3 isoform X3 has product MVTQIISTMETQVSNGPSGTSLPNGPVISTNGSTDDSKTNLIVNYLPQNMTQEEFKSLFGSIGEIESCKLVRDKITGQSLGYGFVNYVDPNDADKAINTLNGLKLQTKTIKVSYARPSSASIRDANLYVSGLPKTMSQKDMEQLFSQYGRIITSRILVDQVTGISRGVGFIRFDKRNEAEEAIKGLNGQKPLGAAEPITVKFANNPSQKTGQALLTQLYQTAARRYTGPLHHQTQRFSMIPSLGKGPDPNNSSKPILDNLLNASYGVKSSPTLFPRFSPITIDSMTSLAGVNLTGPTGAGWCIFVYNLSPEADESVLWQLFGPFGAVTNVKVIRDFTTNKCKGFGFVTMTNYDEAAMAIASLNGYRLGDRVLQVSFKTSKQHKA; this is encoded by the exons ATGGTTACT CAGATAATCAGCACCATGGAAACCCAGGTGTCCAACGGTCCAAGCGGAACCAGTCTGCCTAACGGTCCAGTCATTAGCACTAATGGCTCCACAGATGACAGCAAAACCAACCTGATCGTCAACTATCTGCCTCAGAACATGACCCAGGAAGAGTTCAAAAGTTTGTTTGGTAGCATTGGAGAGATTGAGTCCTGCAAGCTCGTCAGAGACAAGATAACAG GTCAGAGTTTGGGCTATGgctttgtaaattatgtggatCCAAATGATGCAGATAAGGCCATCAACACACTCAATGGTCTAAAACTGCAGACTAAAACAATCAAG GTATCATATGCCCGGCCAAGCTCGGCCTCCATTCGTGATGCCAACCTTTATGTGAGTGGACTCCCCAAAACCATGAGTCAGAAGGACATGGAGCAGTTGTTCTCCCAATATGGTCGCATCATCACATCCCGTATCCTAGTGGACCAAGTCACAG GCATATCACGAGGAGTGGGCTTCATCCGGTTTGACAAGCGAAATGAAGCAGAGGAGGCCATCAAAGGTCTGAACGGACAGAAGCCTTTGGGTGCTGCTGAGCCCATCACTGTCAAGTTCGCCAACAACCCCAGCCAGAAGACAGGCCAGGCCTTACTGACTCAGCTGTACCAGACTGCTGCCCGCCGCTACACAGGGCCCTTGCACCACCAGACTCAGCGGTTCAG CATGATCCCTTCACTTGGAAAGGGACCAGATCCAAATAACAGCTCAAAACCAAT ACTCGACAATTTACTAAACGCCAGCTACGGAGTCAAGAG CTCTCCTACTCTTTTCCCCAGATTCTCCCCCATCACCATTGACAGCATGACCAGCCTGGCCGGGGTCAACCTGACTGGTCCAACTGGAGCCGGCTGGTGCATCTTTGTGTACAACCTGTCCCCGGAGGCCGACGAGAGCGTCCTGTGGCAGCTTTTCGGGCCTTTCGGCGCCGTCACCAATGTCAAGGTCATCCGTGACTTCACCACCAACAAATGTAAGGGCTTTGGCTTTGTCACCATGACCAACTACGATGAAGCTGCCATGGCTATCGCTAGCCTTAATGGCTACCGCCTGGGTGACCGCGTGCTGCAGGTGTCCTTCAAGACCAGCAAGCAGCACAAGGCCTGA
- the elavl3 gene encoding ELAV-like protein 3 isoform X7 — MVTQIISTMETQVSNGPSGTSLPNGPVISTNGSTDDSKTNLIVNYLPQNMTQEEFKSLFGSIGEIESCKLVRDKITGQSLGYGFVNYVDPNDADKAINTLNGLKLQTKTIKVSYARPSSASIRDANLYVSGLPKTMSQKDMEQLFSQYGRIITSRILVDQVTGISRGVGFIRFDKRNEAEEAIKGLNGQKPLGAAEPITVKFANNPSQKTGQALLTQLYQTAARRYTGPLHHQTQRFRLDNLLNASYGVKSSPTLFPRFSPITIDSMTSLAGVNLTGPTGAGWCIFVYNLSPEADESVLWQLFGPFGAVTNVKVIRDFTTNKCKGFGFVTMTNYDEAAMAIASLNGYRLGDRVLQVSFKTSKQHKA; from the exons ATGGTTACT CAGATAATCAGCACCATGGAAACCCAGGTGTCCAACGGTCCAAGCGGAACCAGTCTGCCTAACGGTCCAGTCATTAGCACTAATGGCTCCACAGATGACAGCAAAACCAACCTGATCGTCAACTATCTGCCTCAGAACATGACCCAGGAAGAGTTCAAAAGTTTGTTTGGTAGCATTGGAGAGATTGAGTCCTGCAAGCTCGTCAGAGACAAGATAACAG GTCAGAGTTTGGGCTATGgctttgtaaattatgtggatCCAAATGATGCAGATAAGGCCATCAACACACTCAATGGTCTAAAACTGCAGACTAAAACAATCAAG GTATCATATGCCCGGCCAAGCTCGGCCTCCATTCGTGATGCCAACCTTTATGTGAGTGGACTCCCCAAAACCATGAGTCAGAAGGACATGGAGCAGTTGTTCTCCCAATATGGTCGCATCATCACATCCCGTATCCTAGTGGACCAAGTCACAG GCATATCACGAGGAGTGGGCTTCATCCGGTTTGACAAGCGAAATGAAGCAGAGGAGGCCATCAAAGGTCTGAACGGACAGAAGCCTTTGGGTGCTGCTGAGCCCATCACTGTCAAGTTCGCCAACAACCCCAGCCAGAAGACAGGCCAGGCCTTACTGACTCAGCTGTACCAGACTGCTGCCCGCCGCTACACAGGGCCCTTGCACCACCAGACTCAGCGGTTCAG ACTCGACAATTTACTAAACGCCAGCTACGGAGTCAAGAG CTCTCCTACTCTTTTCCCCAGATTCTCCCCCATCACCATTGACAGCATGACCAGCCTGGCCGGGGTCAACCTGACTGGTCCAACTGGAGCCGGCTGGTGCATCTTTGTGTACAACCTGTCCCCGGAGGCCGACGAGAGCGTCCTGTGGCAGCTTTTCGGGCCTTTCGGCGCCGTCACCAATGTCAAGGTCATCCGTGACTTCACCACCAACAAATGTAAGGGCTTTGGCTTTGTCACCATGACCAACTACGATGAAGCTGCCATGGCTATCGCTAGCCTTAATGGCTACCGCCTGGGTGACCGCGTGCTGCAGGTGTCCTTCAAGACCAGCAAGCAGCACAAGGCCTGA
- the elavl3 gene encoding ELAV-like protein 3 isoform X12, with the protein MVTQIISTMETQVSNGPSGTSLPNGPVISTNGSTDDSKTNLIVNYLPQNMTQEEFKSLFGSIGEIESCKLVRDKITGQSLGYGFVNYVDPNDADKAINTLNGLKLQTKTIKVSYARPSSASIRDANLYVSGLPKTMSQKDMEQLFSQYGRIITSRILVDQVTAGISRGVGFIRFDKRNEAEEAIKGLNGQKPLGAAEPITVKFANNPSQKTGQALLTQLYQTAARRYTGPLHHQTQRFRFSPITIDSMTSLAGVNLTGPTGAGWCIFVYNLSPEADESVLWQLFGPFGAVTNVKVIRDFTTNKCKGFGFVTMTNYDEAAMAIASLNGYRLGDRVLQVSFKTSKQHKA; encoded by the exons ATGGTTACT CAGATAATCAGCACCATGGAAACCCAGGTGTCCAACGGTCCAAGCGGAACCAGTCTGCCTAACGGTCCAGTCATTAGCACTAATGGCTCCACAGATGACAGCAAAACCAACCTGATCGTCAACTATCTGCCTCAGAACATGACCCAGGAAGAGTTCAAAAGTTTGTTTGGTAGCATTGGAGAGATTGAGTCCTGCAAGCTCGTCAGAGACAAGATAACAG GTCAGAGTTTGGGCTATGgctttgtaaattatgtggatCCAAATGATGCAGATAAGGCCATCAACACACTCAATGGTCTAAAACTGCAGACTAAAACAATCAAG GTATCATATGCCCGGCCAAGCTCGGCCTCCATTCGTGATGCCAACCTTTATGTGAGTGGACTCCCCAAAACCATGAGTCAGAAGGACATGGAGCAGTTGTTCTCCCAATATGGTCGCATCATCACATCCCGTATCCTAGTGGACCAAGTCACAG CAGGCATATCACGAGGAGTGGGCTTCATCCGGTTTGACAAGCGAAATGAAGCAGAGGAGGCCATCAAAGGTCTGAACGGACAGAAGCCTTTGGGTGCTGCTGAGCCCATCACTGTCAAGTTCGCCAACAACCCCAGCCAGAAGACAGGCCAGGCCTTACTGACTCAGCTGTACCAGACTGCTGCCCGCCGCTACACAGGGCCCTTGCACCACCAGACTCAGCGGTTCAG ATTCTCCCCCATCACCATTGACAGCATGACCAGCCTGGCCGGGGTCAACCTGACTGGTCCAACTGGAGCCGGCTGGTGCATCTTTGTGTACAACCTGTCCCCGGAGGCCGACGAGAGCGTCCTGTGGCAGCTTTTCGGGCCTTTCGGCGCCGTCACCAATGTCAAGGTCATCCGTGACTTCACCACCAACAAATGTAAGGGCTTTGGCTTTGTCACCATGACCAACTACGATGAAGCTGCCATGGCTATCGCTAGCCTTAATGGCTACCGCCTGGGTGACCGCGTGCTGCAGGTGTCCTTCAAGACCAGCAAGCAGCACAAGGCCTGA
- the elavl3 gene encoding ELAV-like protein 3 isoform X5 encodes MVTQIISTMETQVSNGPSGTSLPNGPVISTNGSTDDSKTNLIVNYLPQNMTQEEFKSLFGSIGEIESCKLVRDKITGQSLGYGFVNYVDPNDADKAINTLNGLKLQTKTIKVSYARPSSASIRDANLYVSGLPKTMSQKDMEQLFSQYGRIITSRILVDQVTAGISRGVGFIRFDKRNEAEEAIKGLNGQKPLGAAEPITVKFANNPSQKTGQALLTQLYQTAARRYTGPLHHQTQRFRLDNLLNASYGVKSSPTLFPRFSPITIDSMTSLAGVNLTGPTGAGWCIFVYNLSPEADESVLWQLFGPFGAVTNVKVIRDFTTNKCKGFGFVTMTNYDEAAMAIASLNGYRLGDRVLQVSFKTSKQHKA; translated from the exons ATGGTTACT CAGATAATCAGCACCATGGAAACCCAGGTGTCCAACGGTCCAAGCGGAACCAGTCTGCCTAACGGTCCAGTCATTAGCACTAATGGCTCCACAGATGACAGCAAAACCAACCTGATCGTCAACTATCTGCCTCAGAACATGACCCAGGAAGAGTTCAAAAGTTTGTTTGGTAGCATTGGAGAGATTGAGTCCTGCAAGCTCGTCAGAGACAAGATAACAG GTCAGAGTTTGGGCTATGgctttgtaaattatgtggatCCAAATGATGCAGATAAGGCCATCAACACACTCAATGGTCTAAAACTGCAGACTAAAACAATCAAG GTATCATATGCCCGGCCAAGCTCGGCCTCCATTCGTGATGCCAACCTTTATGTGAGTGGACTCCCCAAAACCATGAGTCAGAAGGACATGGAGCAGTTGTTCTCCCAATATGGTCGCATCATCACATCCCGTATCCTAGTGGACCAAGTCACAG CAGGCATATCACGAGGAGTGGGCTTCATCCGGTTTGACAAGCGAAATGAAGCAGAGGAGGCCATCAAAGGTCTGAACGGACAGAAGCCTTTGGGTGCTGCTGAGCCCATCACTGTCAAGTTCGCCAACAACCCCAGCCAGAAGACAGGCCAGGCCTTACTGACTCAGCTGTACCAGACTGCTGCCCGCCGCTACACAGGGCCCTTGCACCACCAGACTCAGCGGTTCAG ACTCGACAATTTACTAAACGCCAGCTACGGAGTCAAGAG CTCTCCTACTCTTTTCCCCAGATTCTCCCCCATCACCATTGACAGCATGACCAGCCTGGCCGGGGTCAACCTGACTGGTCCAACTGGAGCCGGCTGGTGCATCTTTGTGTACAACCTGTCCCCGGAGGCCGACGAGAGCGTCCTGTGGCAGCTTTTCGGGCCTTTCGGCGCCGTCACCAATGTCAAGGTCATCCGTGACTTCACCACCAACAAATGTAAGGGCTTTGGCTTTGTCACCATGACCAACTACGATGAAGCTGCCATGGCTATCGCTAGCCTTAATGGCTACCGCCTGGGTGACCGCGTGCTGCAGGTGTCCTTCAAGACCAGCAAGCAGCACAAGGCCTGA
- the elavl3 gene encoding ELAV-like protein 3 isoform X13, protein MVTQIISTMETQVSNGPSGTSLPNGPVISTNGSTDDSKTNLIVNYLPQNMTQEEFKSLFGSIGEIESCKLVRDKITGQSLGYGFVNYVDPNDADKAINTLNGLKLQTKTIKVSYARPSSASIRDANLYVSGLPKTMSQKDMEQLFSQYGRIITSRILVDQVTGISRGVGFIRFDKRNEAEEAIKGLNGQKPLGAAEPITVKFANNPSQKTGQALLTQLYQTAARRYTGPLHHQTQRFRFSPITIDSMTSLAGVNLTGPTGAGWCIFVYNLSPEADESVLWQLFGPFGAVTNVKVIRDFTTNKCKGFGFVTMTNYDEAAMAIASLNGYRLGDRVLQVSFKTSKQHKA, encoded by the exons ATGGTTACT CAGATAATCAGCACCATGGAAACCCAGGTGTCCAACGGTCCAAGCGGAACCAGTCTGCCTAACGGTCCAGTCATTAGCACTAATGGCTCCACAGATGACAGCAAAACCAACCTGATCGTCAACTATCTGCCTCAGAACATGACCCAGGAAGAGTTCAAAAGTTTGTTTGGTAGCATTGGAGAGATTGAGTCCTGCAAGCTCGTCAGAGACAAGATAACAG GTCAGAGTTTGGGCTATGgctttgtaaattatgtggatCCAAATGATGCAGATAAGGCCATCAACACACTCAATGGTCTAAAACTGCAGACTAAAACAATCAAG GTATCATATGCCCGGCCAAGCTCGGCCTCCATTCGTGATGCCAACCTTTATGTGAGTGGACTCCCCAAAACCATGAGTCAGAAGGACATGGAGCAGTTGTTCTCCCAATATGGTCGCATCATCACATCCCGTATCCTAGTGGACCAAGTCACAG GCATATCACGAGGAGTGGGCTTCATCCGGTTTGACAAGCGAAATGAAGCAGAGGAGGCCATCAAAGGTCTGAACGGACAGAAGCCTTTGGGTGCTGCTGAGCCCATCACTGTCAAGTTCGCCAACAACCCCAGCCAGAAGACAGGCCAGGCCTTACTGACTCAGCTGTACCAGACTGCTGCCCGCCGCTACACAGGGCCCTTGCACCACCAGACTCAGCGGTTCAG ATTCTCCCCCATCACCATTGACAGCATGACCAGCCTGGCCGGGGTCAACCTGACTGGTCCAACTGGAGCCGGCTGGTGCATCTTTGTGTACAACCTGTCCCCGGAGGCCGACGAGAGCGTCCTGTGGCAGCTTTTCGGGCCTTTCGGCGCCGTCACCAATGTCAAGGTCATCCGTGACTTCACCACCAACAAATGTAAGGGCTTTGGCTTTGTCACCATGACCAACTACGATGAAGCTGCCATGGCTATCGCTAGCCTTAATGGCTACCGCCTGGGTGACCGCGTGCTGCAGGTGTCCTTCAAGACCAGCAAGCAGCACAAGGCCTGA